From a region of the Chrysemys picta bellii isolate R12L10 chromosome 7, ASM1138683v2, whole genome shotgun sequence genome:
- the LOC135972837 gene encoding uncharacterized protein LOC135972837 — MQSSPAVMAVQSQNRKRAPAWTDREVLDLIAVWGDESVLSELRSKKRNAKIYEKISKDMSERGYSRDATRCCVKIKELRQGYQKTKEANGRSGSHPQTSRFYEALHSILGAAATTTPPLTVDSEDGILSTAGSSDMLADGEDEEGDEEDEAVDSAYNADFPDSQDLFITLTEIPYQPSPAVNPDTESGEGSATTSATVSQPSLASHSQRLAQIRRRKKRTREDMFSELMACSRVQAAQQTQWRENLSQMHQANMDREERWRQEDQQATQTLLGLLREQTDTLRRLVDVLQERRQEDRAPLQSISNHPPPPPSPIPPSPKVQRRRGGRVRANSHSTPAESSSSRRLSFPKI; from the exons atgcagagctctccagcagtgatggccgtgcaatctcagaatagaaagagggccccagcatggactgatcgggaagtcttggatctgatcgctgtgtggggcgatgagtccgtgctttccgagctgcgctccaagaaacggaatgcaaagatctacgagaagatctctaaagacatgtcagagagaggatacagccgggatgcaacgcggtgctgcgtgaaaatcaaggagctgagacaaggctaccagaagaccaaagaggcaaacggacgctccggatcccatccccagacatcccgtttctacgaggcactgcattccatcctaggtgcggccgccaccactaccccaccactgaccgtggactctgaggatgggatattgtccacggccggttcctcggacatgttagcggacggggaagatgaggaaggagatgaggaggacgaggcagtcgacagcgcttacaacgctgatttccccgacagccaggatctcttcatcacccttacagagatcccctaccaaccgtccccagccgttaacccggacacagaatctggggaaggatcagcca ccacatctgcgactgtctcacaacctagcctggcatcacactcccagaggctagcgcagattaggcgtaggaagaagaggacacgggaggacatgttctcggagcttatggcctgctcccgagtccaggcagcacagcagacccagtggcgggagaacttgtcccaaatgcaccaagcaaacatggatcgggaggagaggtggcggcaggaagaccagcaggcgactcaaacgctgcttggactactgagggagcaaacggacacgctccggcgccttgtggatgttctgcaggaacggaggcaggaggacagagccccgctgcagtctatctctaaccaccctcccccgccaccaagtcccatacccccctcacccaaagtccaaagaaggaggggcggcagagtccgtgctaactctcactccacccctgcagagagctcaagtagtagaaggctctcattccccaaaatttga